The following are encoded in a window of Fibrobacter sp. UWB2 genomic DNA:
- a CDS encoding VWA-like domain-containing protein translates to MTVLDRIKKIGERWFLTEPLLFAVYCSHEFYENDSLVVAMRTGNRTIEFAPKLLDNVTDIVLAEFLKVEMFRILLKHPYQRQPPFAMKSILTRASNVTINDVYEVPPVVKKQMSGAEMNLPSALCFEEYYSLLKDTVMPFAPSDGRGIPNDVSEAAQGEGESCESSEFGETCANSGASCATQGNSDNQKKNDADVQEKLDAQISELWEENESACCDINGFIEVAEASNNWGSISKKLQGVIKASKKVDMDYRKMLSLFKTSVISSKRRLTRMRPNRRFGFDAMGSRYELSTNLLIAVDVSGSVTDKNLQFFFSVINRLFKYGVEKLDVLQFDSKIQGEPEPLKKARKSVKIMGRGGTSFQPATDYYCAHPEYDGLIYFSDGCAPPPKFNTKRPIDVLWVLCGKSNYDEHAKWIKKLKRNRVTYIPKSE, encoded by the coding sequence ATGACTGTACTGGATAGAATAAAGAAAATTGGTGAACGGTGGTTCTTGACAGAGCCACTTTTATTTGCGGTGTACTGTAGCCATGAATTTTACGAGAATGATTCGCTTGTTGTGGCGATGCGAACCGGAAATAGAACGATCGAATTTGCTCCGAAACTTTTGGATAACGTTACAGATATAGTGCTGGCGGAATTTTTGAAAGTCGAAATGTTTCGCATTTTACTCAAACACCCGTATCAGCGACAACCTCCGTTTGCAATGAAATCGATACTTACGCGGGCGAGCAACGTCACAATCAACGATGTCTATGAAGTTCCGCCAGTTGTCAAAAAACAGATGAGCGGCGCAGAAATGAATTTACCTAGTGCTTTGTGCTTTGAAGAGTATTACAGTTTGCTCAAGGATACAGTTATGCCTTTTGCTCCATCGGATGGCCGCGGGATTCCGAACGATGTCAGCGAGGCAGCGCAGGGCGAAGGTGAATCTTGCGAATCGAGCGAATTTGGAGAAACGTGCGCGAACAGCGGCGCTTCTTGTGCCACGCAAGGGAATAGCGACAATCAGAAAAAAAACGACGCGGATGTGCAAGAAAAACTAGATGCGCAAATTTCGGAGCTTTGGGAAGAAAACGAATCGGCCTGCTGCGACATAAACGGCTTTATTGAAGTTGCTGAAGCCAGCAACAATTGGGGCTCAATTTCTAAAAAGTTGCAAGGCGTTATCAAGGCGAGTAAGAAAGTCGATATGGATTATCGCAAAATGCTGAGCCTGTTCAAGACGTCGGTGATTTCTAGCAAGCGTCGCCTTACTCGCATGCGCCCTAATCGGCGTTTCGGCTTTGACGCCATGGGTAGCCGTTACGAACTTTCAACGAACTTGCTCATTGCCGTTGACGTGAGCGGATCCGTTACGGATAAGAACTTGCAATTTTTCTTTTCGGTGATTAATCGGCTCTTTAAATATGGTGTCGAAAAACTAGATGTTTTGCAGTTTGATTCCAAAATTCAAGGCGAACCCGAACCGTTAAAAAAGGCTCGTAAGTCCGTAAAAATCATGGGTCGCGGTGGAACAAGTTTTCAGCCCGCCACCGATTATTATTGCGCACATCCCGAATATGACGGGCTCATCTACTTTAGCGATGGGTGCGCCCCGCCGCCTAAATTCAACACCAAACGCCCCATTGACGTGCTTTGGGTGCTCTGTGGAAAATCAAACTACGATGAACACGCCAAGTGGATTAAAAAGCTAAAACGCAACCGGGTTACATACATTCCTAAAAGCGAATAA
- a CDS encoding AAA family ATPase — MSVRINVRELESLLEATPASQNIMLTGKHGIGKSQILEKFFTSRGERVVILFLGQMSDPGDLIGLPRLDEATGKTLFMPPYWFPTDGKPVVLFLDELNRARPEVLQTIMDLTLTRTLAGRKLPEGSRVISAVNDGEEYQLTDLDPALVSRFNIYEFRPTAQEWLLWASKAGLDSRVIDFISENPEMLDGAAFTREDQGLEKSPDRRGWERVSKILQTNEVSSLLKTIIAGIIGMPAATKFFATINQKRLPSAKEILLGDFAKQKTALKKCSTPELAAVNESLFRFIETKNYDEKDTEMVATNFAAYFEFLSVEKFREAQAHFANLYSSSLYPSTMTFAIMHCQKLYKKITEFIKSI, encoded by the coding sequence ATGTCTGTACGTATAAATGTACGAGAATTGGAAAGCTTGCTGGAGGCAACTCCCGCATCGCAAAATATAATGCTCACGGGCAAGCACGGAATTGGCAAGTCGCAAATCCTGGAGAAGTTCTTTACATCGCGTGGCGAGCGCGTGGTGATTCTGTTCTTGGGGCAGATGAGTGATCCGGGCGATTTGATTGGCCTCCCGCGACTTGACGAGGCAACGGGTAAGACTTTGTTTATGCCGCCGTATTGGTTCCCGACGGATGGCAAGCCGGTGGTGTTGTTTTTGGATGAGCTGAATCGCGCTCGCCCGGAAGTGTTGCAGACCATCATGGACTTGACGCTGACCCGCACGCTTGCGGGGCGCAAATTGCCTGAGGGCTCGCGTGTGATTAGCGCGGTGAATGATGGCGAAGAATACCAGTTGACGGATTTGGATCCGGCACTTGTGAGCCGTTTTAACATTTACGAATTTAGGCCCACTGCGCAAGAATGGCTGTTGTGGGCATCGAAGGCGGGCTTGGACAGCCGCGTGATTGATTTCATTTCTGAAAATCCAGAAATGCTCGATGGTGCTGCGTTTACTCGCGAAGATCAAGGACTTGAAAAATCTCCTGACCGTCGTGGGTGGGAACGTGTCTCGAAGATTTTGCAGACGAACGAGGTCTCTTCGCTTTTGAAAACGATTATTGCGGGAATCATCGGTATGCCTGCCGCAACAAAGTTCTTTGCGACAATCAACCAGAAACGCTTACCTAGCGCAAAAGAAATTTTGCTTGGTGATTTCGCGAAGCAAAAGACTGCACTTAAAAAATGTTCTACGCCGGAACTTGCTGCCGTTAACGAATCGCTCTTCCGTTTTATCGAAACGAAAAACTACGACGAGAAAGATACTGAAATGGTGGCTACGAATTTTGCCGCTTATTTTGAGTTTCTTTCGGTCGAAAAATTCCGCGAGGCGCAGGCACATTTCGCAAACTTGTATTCGTCTTCGCTGTACCCGTCAACGATGACGTTCGCCATTATGCATTGCCAAAAACTTTATAAGAAAATTACAGAATTTATCAAGTCGATTTAA
- a CDS encoding YafY family protein encodes MADMTRGERTVQLFAKVISNPEKKFTISDLMTSFEIPESERRNVQRDMRFLSEMDGGRYIAVDTVGRTSYYTSALRNAERLLFPNFENTMLHFVFLKRIANIYPATSEIISQLLERIEKSLPGREQKSLRHLGEELNSKIIFMGTPPDFEEDASEKMRTILQAIHDHRKIDVFYRTASAYKKSTRIPLMIIVYQNEIYVGCESEKVKDATYTLKFRRMVKVQLSKETFVENPKVLEKLRRQVSSGAAFMSEQEPHPEDVEIEFEMNASLYLMENKFNRTMHMRLAKNGKILVKMKADVNQLLVNWVVSFSTAARVIKPASLQTRLKEYGEYLRSIYA; translated from the coding sequence ATGGCGGACATGACTCGCGGCGAAAGAACTGTGCAACTTTTTGCGAAAGTGATTTCTAATCCAGAAAAGAAATTTACCATCAGCGATTTGATGACTTCGTTCGAAATTCCTGAGAGTGAACGCCGCAATGTGCAACGCGATATGCGCTTCCTTTCGGAGATGGATGGTGGCCGCTACATCGCAGTTGATACTGTTGGCCGTACGTCGTATTACACCTCTGCACTTCGCAATGCCGAAAGGCTCCTGTTCCCGAATTTTGAAAACACGATGCTCCATTTCGTGTTCCTCAAACGCATCGCGAATATTTACCCTGCCACGAGTGAAATTATTTCGCAACTTCTGGAGCGCATCGAAAAAAGCTTGCCGGGCCGCGAACAGAAATCGCTCCGCCATCTCGGCGAGGAGCTGAACTCGAAAATCATTTTCATGGGGACTCCGCCGGACTTCGAAGAAGATGCTAGCGAAAAAATGCGGACGATTCTCCAGGCGATTCACGACCACCGTAAAATTGACGTGTTTTACAGGACAGCCTCCGCTTACAAGAAGTCGACCCGCATTCCCTTGATGATTATCGTTTATCAGAACGAAATTTACGTGGGCTGCGAATCTGAAAAAGTCAAGGACGCCACCTATACGCTCAAATTCCGGCGAATGGTCAAGGTGCAACTCTCCAAGGAAACGTTTGTGGAAAATCCGAAAGTTCTGGAAAAGTTGCGTCGACAGGTCTCGTCGGGGGCTGCGTTCATGAGCGAGCAGGAACCCCATCCTGAGGATGTTGAAATTGAATTTGAAATGAACGCTAGCCTTTATCTTATGGAAAACAAGTTCAACCGAACGATGCATATGAGACTAGCCAAAAATGGCAAAATCCTAGTGAAAATGAAAGCTGATGTGAACCAGCTTTTGGTGAACTGGGTCGTGTCATTCTCGACTGCCGCCCGCGTCATAAAGCCGGCCTCGCTGCAAACTCGCCTCAAGGAATACGGGGAGTATTTGCGCTCAATTTACGCGTAA